The Cygnus olor isolate bCygOlo1 chromosome 14, bCygOlo1.pri.v2, whole genome shotgun sequence genomic interval GCGTGGAGGTGAGCGGGGCGAGCGGGGCGCTGGTGGTGAGCTCGCGGCTGGACCGGGAGGAGCTGTGCGGGAAGAGCGCGCCCTGCGCCCTGCgcctggaggtgctgctggagcgGCCGCTGCGCGTCTTCCACGTGGAGGTGGAGGTCACCGACATCAACGACAATGCCCCGCTCTTCCCCGCCGCCACCAAAAACCTCAGCATCGCGGAGCTGTCGCTGCCGGGGTCTCGCTTTCCGCTGGAGGGCGCGTCGGATGCGGATATCGGAGCCAACGCGCAGCTCTCATATACCCTCAGCCCCAGCGAGCACTTCGCTCTCGATATGAAATCTTCGGATGATGGTAGGAAGTCGCTGTTCCTGGTGCTGACGGAAGGTCTGGACCGCGAGTCTCTGGCCGAGCACCGTCTGGTGCTGACGGCGAGTGACGGGGGCAGGCCGTCGCTGACGGGCACGGTGGAGCTGGTGGTGTCGGTGCTGGATGCGAACGACAACGCGCCCCAGTTCAACCAGTCGGTGTATAAAGTGCAGGTGCCGGAGAGTGCGGCGGAGGGGACGTTGGTGGCGCACGTGGGCGCCACAGACCCGGACGAGGGAATTAATCACGAATTTTCCTTCAGCATCGTCAGTTCAGTTCCTGCTTCCAAGAGAGATGTCTTCAGTATAGAACCGCAGACGGGGGAGATCCGTCTCCGGGGCACTCTGGACTTTGAAGAAGTGCGCTTATACGAGTTACAAATTGCGGCGAGAGACAAGGGCGTTCCGCCGTTGTCAGGGCACTGcgaggtggtggtggaggtgtCGGACGTGAACGACAACGCGCCCGAGGTGTGGGTGACGTCGCTGTCGGTGCCGGTGGCCGAGGACGCGTCGTTGGGGACGGTGGTGGCGCTGCTGAGCGTGTCGGACCGGGACTCGGGGTCGAACGGGCGGGTGCGGTGCGCGGTGTGGCCGCCGTCGCCGTTCGGTCTGGTGGCGACGTTCGCGGGCTCGTACTCGCTGGTGCTGCGGGAGGCGCTGGACCGGGAGCGGGTGTCGGAGTACGAGGTGGAGGTGCGGGCGGAGGACGGCGGGGCGCCGCCGCTGCGCGCCAGCCGCGGGCTGCGGGTGCCGGTGTCGGACGTGAACGACAACGCGCCGGCGTTCGCGCAGGCCGTGTACACGGTGCTGGCGCGGGAGAACAACGCGGCGGGCGCGGAGCTGGCGCGGCTGTGGGCGCGGGACCCGGACGAGGCGGGCAACGGGCGCGTGAGCTACTCGGTGGCGGAGGGCGGCGCGGGCGCGGGTgcggggtcggggtcggggtcggggtcggggtGGCGTCCGGCGTCGAGCTACGTGTCGGTGGACGCGGAGAGCGGGCGGCTGTgggcgctgcagcccctggactacgaggagctgcaggtgctgcagttCGAGGTGCGGGCGGTGGACGCGGGCGAGCCGCCGCTGTGCGGCAACGCCACGGTGCAGCTCTTCGTGGTGGACGAGAACGACAACGCGCCGGCGCTGCTCCCGCCTGccggcggcgggccggggcccTGGGCTGCGGGCGAGGCGTCGGTGTCGGCGTCGGCGTCGGCGCCGGGGTCGCTGTGGGCGTGGGCGGCGTGGGGGGCGCCGGCGGGGCAGGTGGTGGCGAAGATCCGCGCGGTGGACGCGGACTCGGGCTACGACGCGTGGCTGCGCTACGAGCTGTGGGAGCCGCGGGGCAAGGGCCCGTTCCGCGTGGGGCTGTACAGCGGCGAGGTGAGCACGGCGCGGGCGCTGGAGGAGGCGGACGGCCCGCGGCAGCGGCTGCTGATCGTGGTGCGGGACCACGGGGAGCCGTCGCGCTCGGCCACGGCCACGCTGAGCGTGTCGCTGGTGGAGGGCGCCGAGGcggcgctggcggcggcgggggcggtgtcggcgggggcggggctgcggccggcgTCGGGCGCggagggcggcgcggcggcggcggcggcggcggcggcggcggcggcggcgacgaACGTGTGGCTGGTGGTGGCCATCTGCGCGGTGTCGAGCCTGTTCCTGCTGGCGGTGGTGCTGTACGGGGCGTCGCGCTGGGCGCCGCGGGCGGCCGTGCTGTCGGGGCCCGGTCCGGCGACGCTGGTGTGCGCCAGCGAGGTGGGCAGCTGGTCGTACTCGCAGCGCCAGAGCCGGAGCCTGTGCGTGGCGGACGGCGCGGGCAAGAGCGACCTGATGGTTTTCAGCCCCAactgcccgccgccgcccggccccgcgccgaAGGAGACGCCGCAGGAGCCGCCTGCTCTCCTGGACACGGTCAGTGCCACTCGCCCTCCTGTCGCTCCTTAATCTTTTCCTCgccctcttcctctcccttgcCTTCCCTGTCCCATCTGCTGTCCCCGCTCCCGCCCGCCCCCTCGAAGCGGTTGTGGCAGCCGGGCGCAGCTCCCGTGCCCGTGGCCACTTGGTTCTCGTCAGGTGCTCGAGATGCGAGTTCTGACAGCGCTGTGGTCTAGGTCTGTGCCCCAGCACGGGTCCTGCCAAGGGCTGTTGTACTCGGAGCCCCACTCCTGGTGCCGGGATAGGGCTCTTCTGGAAGCTGTGGTGTAGTTGGAGCACCTGAACACTTGCTGATTAATGTTTTCCTCGTGGTTTTGGTCAAGATATCGTCGAGGGGTCAGTTGTGAGATCTTCACTCAATGCAGAATGCTGGAAAGTGACTGTACTGTCAGATGCTGATGATACTATGATATTGGTGCCTTGCACCTTCACACACACTTTTAGAAATGGGATGTGGGGCAGGTGAGCACTGTTGGTGTCTGTTCAACTTATTCTTCTTGTGGCCATGTATGTCTCGTGCTATTTTGGGCTATTGTCTATAATCAGTTGATGGAGTTAATTTTCGTCTTGTGTAACTTTAGCAGCTGGACACTTTTCTCGTGGTGTTTTTGTTAAAGATGCTGTCTGTGTCAGGGTTCAGCTCTGAAGTCTTCTCTCCATTTGTGATGTTGCTTAGTTGTAATGGCTGACGCTATTGACACCATGCTGTTGGTGTCTTGCTATTTCTCACACAGGGTTGTTAATGGAACAAGTGTAAATGATCAAGTGTATTCTGTGCCCCTTGAAAACATACAATGTTTTTTCACCAGTAGATTGTTTTGGAAGGCCATGATGCAGTATGAAACATGTTATACTTTCCCTTTTATGAGTATGCCTTTAGGGTGCTTTGGAATACAGAGGTAGAAGAGCACACCGGGATTTTGGGGCAAGAAACAGAGAACTGTTTTTCTGCATCAACCAAGGCATTTTGTTCAAGGACAGTTTCAGAAGATCTGACTGTGCCACTTGTATGCATTCTGTGGTGACCAGCCCCTCTTGCATCCTGGGAGTGCTGGTAAATGTGGTGTGACTGATTCCTTGTGCCCAGCTCACACTCATTACAGCTGGGTGCAGTTGACGGGGTGTGTGATGCTCATGAGACAGTGATGTTGCAGTCTTCCTCCTTCACACACAGGTCTTGTAAGGGAACATGAGATAGGGGAGTACCTTTGGTGTTTGTTCTACTTGTTCTTACTTTGCATTGCTGTTCGTTTTACATGCCTATTGCATTTAATCCCTTCATGACGTATCTCTAAACGTTCACATCTCTCTTGGCATGCATCCAAAAGTTCCTCATCTCCTCGTTTGGAACATCTTACTGAAGCTAGGCTGTTCAGTATTTAAGTTTTTCTCTGACAGAATATAATCAGTGCTGATTGTGCTTAGAGCTTTCACGACATTGGCTTCACAAAGGCTGTTTCTAACTGGTGTGCAGTGTTTCCACCTGTGATTGCTGAAGGAGTACACAACACGAAGCATGGTGATTGTGGTCCTGCAGATAGTATTCCTTGGTATTGAGTGTGCACTTGAATGGTTTGTAATGAAAATGgctttgtttgtatgtttgtttccGTTCTGTGGGGACCTTGTTGTGGTGTGTAACCTTGTTGTGGTGTGTGAAATCTTATTGCTGTGTGTGGTTCcagttttgcagttttcacAGCTGTCATTGATGGAAAAGGTCTGTGAAAACTGAAGTGAGccttggggtgggaagggaaggtgtGTCATCTGGTGGAAGTGAATGTGGCAATGGCACTGAGTGGCAGTTGGCTGTTTCCTGATGTGAACCAGAACCTGTGGGGGAAGTCAGACTGCttaagggaaaaggaaatcagTAGTCTGCATTGCATGCCATAACACAAGAAGGAGAGATGTCTGTTTGTGTTGAGAACACACGTCCCAGAATGGGGGATCAAAGGTGCCTAAAGCAAAGCCTGAGGCACAATGGTCCCGGAGTGTTTTTCAGCAAAACCTCTCCCAGGCTCCAAGAGATACGAGGTGAAGGTCTTCCTTAACTTGAGACAGTATGTGAACCTGAAATGCCCAGAATGTCATTTGAGGTATAATGCCTTGTGAGGATATCTCTTGCATCTGTTGTGaatccctttctctcttccGGGATGTGTTGAACAAGATGGAAAAACTTCAGGCATTGCAGAGAAGTGGACCAGGAAGTGGAGTGGGTGATTTTGCTTGAGGCAGGGATGTGTTGTCCTTGTGTGAAGGGCTGAGGTTGAGTTAGATGAGGTTGCAGAGGACCTTGTCTTGTGCAGGGGAATCTTGTGTCTTGTGACAGTGAATATGACAGGGGAAGGCATTTTGACTCCCTCCCTATCCTGCTGTTGCATGGCTTCTGTGCAGAGTTGCAGTTGCTTGTGATCACCATGTCTCTGCTCTCTGCAAGCCATGCTTGTGTCCCCCATCTCTTTTTATGCTCTTTGAAAATATACCGACTTTTTCACTCTCTTTACCACCAGAAAGTAGTTTGTAAAGGGGAAGATGTAGcacaaatcatattttattttccctttatgaGTATGCTATGTGTGTAGTTTGCAATATAGAGGTAAAAGAGCACAGCCAGAGGTCAGGGCAAGGAACAGAGTAACAGggatctgtttttctgcatcaGCCAAGGCGTTTTATTCAAGAACAGCTTCAGAGGATCTGACTGTGCCAGTTGTATGCATTCCATAGTGACCAGCCTCTCTTGTGTCATGGGAGTGCTGGTAAATGTGGTGTGATTGTTTCCTTGTGCCCAGCTCATGTTCATTACAACTGGGTAGAGTTGGTGGAGTGTCTGATGCTCATGATATAGCGATGTTGGAGTCTTCCTCCTTCTCACACAGAGCTGGTAATGGCACATGAGATAGGTGAGCACCTTTGGTATTTATTCTAGTCATTCTTCTTGCATtgcattgctgtttgttttatggaCTTCTTGTGTGTCACCCCCTTATGATGGTTTTTTATCTGTCGCGTATATGTTGGCATGCATTGAAGAGATCCTCATCTCCCAGTTTGGGACATCTTACTGAGGCTAGCTGTTCAGTATTTGAGTTTTTCTCTGTCAGAATAAAATCAATACCAACTGTGTTTAGAGCTGTCATGACATGGGCTCCACAAATGCCGTTTCTTCCTGGTGTGCAGCATTTCCCCCCTGAGACCGCTGAAGGAGTGCAAGAGGTTAGGGGTGGATATGGTGGTGGTGGTCCTGCAGGCATTGAGTTCACACTTGAATAAAATTTCTGTCCCTTATTTTAATCCCCTTAcgatgtttcttgtttttttactttcttttctttttttggggggggggaggggggtggaaggggagggaggtgcGGGATGTGAACCTTGTTGTGTATAGCCTGTCATAACTTCTTGCCAGGTATGAAGACAATGTCTGGCATTGATCAAAAAATGGTGAATGTCTGTTGAGCTGGAGATCCGATTTCCCAGGGTGCAGAAAAGAATATGCCAGAGGAAAAAGTGGAGAGGAGGCCGGGCACAGTGTGGTCCTTGGCCAGGAGCCTCTCAGAATTCCCAGAAGTTCAGATCTCTGAGCATGAGATGCAGCATGTTATTCCTGCTGCCACACAACTTCGGTGTTCTGTGTGTTTGGTGGCTTTTGCCTGTTGTTTCCCTGGGGATCCCCTTCCTGCATGGGGATGAATCATGGCAGCATGGTTTATGTAGGATGGGACCTGGGGAGGTGTCCATGAGAGAAAATGTGGACAGAAAGGCCACGTGCGAAGAAGGACTGCACAGGGCCCGGTGCAGTCAAGTTCTGAATGTCCTCACTCCAGTGTTTCTATGGTGTTCCTGCTTGTGAAGACATCTGCCATAGGTGCCTTTAATCATGTCTGTCTGAAGGTGGAGTGTTGTTGCTCAGGCAGGAGCTTTTCCCACTACTGATGGTTCTGCCTGAGTTGTCAGAAGTTCCCCAAGATATTCCCTCTGCTCGTATTCTTGGGAGGGACAGGAAGAAGCGCTGTTTGTATTCCCAATGTTGTCCAGACCTTGTGTTCCAATGAAGTGGAATGGTATCCATTGGTTTGCTTCCGTCCTGTAATGAAAATGTCCCACTCTCcactctgctgtttttcttctctcatatTGGAAATGTGTTGGTAACGGTGGATGAGATGTAGTCTGCTGAGTTGTGGCTGCTGCCAGAGAGCAGACATTTGGGCAGTTGGCTGTGAGTGTGGGTGCTGGCTTCTGCACTGTTTGGAACAGAGGTTGTCCTTAAGAGAATGTCATTGGCTTTCAGGTCTGCCTCTTGCTTCCCATGTGATAGAACCTTAAGGTACCTCGTGTTGAAGGTGACACGTGAACATCCGTGGTTCCCTTGCTGAGAGCAGGATGAAAACTGCATTTAGATGAGGCTGGTCAGGGCCTCATCCTGTCAAGGTCTTTCTTGTCTCCAAGGAAGACTATTTGTGTCAATCCCTGGCCCGGTGTTCCAGGGCCTCCCCAGATTCTACgcagagttttgtttttgtctgtctACTTGGTTTTCCTTCATCTCAGTCTTCTGTACCATAGGCCTGGCTTTGCAGCAGTCTGGCAGATGGCCTTTGACTCCTGTGTTCTTGAGCATGAGGAGTGGCGGCTCCATCAGAAGCTGCTGTA includes:
- the LOC121078019 gene encoding protocadherin alpha-2-like, with product MSVCVRAVVRVLVLQAAWALGGGQVRYSVPEEAKGGTVVGRLAQDLGLEAGEAEARRLRLVSQGRRASVEVSGASGALVVSSRLDREELCGKSAPCALRLEVLLERPLRVFHVEVEVTDINDNAPLFPAATKNLSIAELSLPGSRFPLEGASDADIGANAQLSYTLSPSEHFALDMKSSDDGRKSLFLVLTEGLDRESLAEHRLVLTASDGGRPSLTGTVELVVSVLDANDNAPQFNQSVYKVQVPESAAEGTLVAHVGATDPDEGINHEFSFSIVSSVPASKRDVFSIEPQTGEIRLRGTLDFEEVRLYELQIAARDKGVPPLSGHCEVVVEVSDVNDNAPEVWVTSLSVPVAEDASLGTVVALLSVSDRDSGSNGRVRCAVWPPSPFGLVATFAGSYSLVLREALDRERVSEYEVEVRAEDGGAPPLRASRGLRVPVSDVNDNAPAFAQAVYTVLARENNAAGAELARLWARDPDEAGNGRVSYSVAEGGAGAGAGSGSGSGSGWRPASSYVSVDAESGRLWALQPLDYEELQVLQFEVRAVDAGEPPLCGNATVQLFVVDENDNAPALLPPAGGGPGPWAAGEASVSASASAPGSLWAWAAWGAPAGQVVAKIRAVDADSGYDAWLRYELWEPRGKGPFRVGLYSGEVSTARALEEADGPRQRLLIVVRDHGEPSRSATATLSVSLVEGAEAALAAAGAVSAGAGLRPASGAEGGAAAAAAAAAAAAATNVWLVVAICAVSSLFLLAVVLYGASRWAPRAAVLSGPGPATLVCASEVGSWSYSQRQSRSLCVADGAGKSDLMVFSPNCPPPPGPAPKETPQEPPALLDTVSATRPPVAP